One Brevinematales bacterium genomic region harbors:
- a CDS encoding ABC transporter substrate-binding protein — MLIKRTILFLILGVSCAMCFLFSSCTRTNGVIIGLIADFEGPSSQIGKEIYQNIQLFLKKTNHSPFKVVALSVSKVDEVTNRFQQLYDQGIRIFIIGLTSQGIEALITGKDTRDCIIFNLLGASGKFSGIDDSLIRLVPDTRQESLAVGGYINTRFPGKSTLVVYDTGNSAYTLPALNTLTNTLTGGVSVIGLEVGSFNEKSFTAELSKYRPDNVYLLIGGDHINTAGTITRFTKSAYPDCNLIAAPWLNSSVYIENSAHASEGVILPTLLPNSGSNYALQAYNENFDRYYHTYPQAVHSCFAFEVMEILNKCAGHGANTPSQIKSYILLTSKFDTLIGPVVFDQYGDVLRNYYFLKINDGHIYYEE, encoded by the coding sequence ATGCTAATAAAACGAACAATACTTTTTTTAATTCTCGGTGTTTCCTGCGCCATGTGCTTTTTATTCAGCTCCTGCACACGCACTAACGGGGTAATTATCGGGCTCATCGCCGATTTCGAAGGCCCAAGTTCCCAGATCGGGAAGGAAATCTACCAGAATATCCAGCTTTTTCTAAAAAAAACCAACCATTCTCCATTTAAAGTCGTCGCCCTCAGCGTATCGAAAGTCGACGAGGTGACGAACCGCTTCCAGCAGTTGTACGATCAGGGAATACGTATCTTTATTATCGGGCTGACCTCGCAGGGAATAGAAGCGCTGATCACGGGAAAAGATACCCGCGACTGCATCATATTCAATCTTCTCGGCGCGAGCGGAAAATTTTCCGGTATCGACGATAGTTTAATCCGTTTAGTGCCCGATACCCGTCAGGAATCCCTCGCGGTCGGGGGATATATTAACACGCGCTTTCCGGGTAAAAGTACGCTGGTTGTTTACGATACCGGGAACTCCGCCTACACGCTCCCCGCCCTGAATACCCTGACAAACACCCTGACAGGCGGGGTTTCAGTCATAGGATTGGAAGTCGGGAGTTTCAACGAGAAATCATTTACCGCCGAATTATCGAAATACCGCCCGGATAACGTCTATCTATTAATAGGCGGCGATCATATTAACACGGCGGGGACTATTACCCGCTTTACAAAATCGGCCTACCCGGACTGTAACCTGATCGCGGCGCCATGGCTGAACTCCTCGGTATATATCGAGAACAGCGCGCATGCATCCGAAGGGGTAATTCTGCCGACCTTGCTCCCGAATTCCGGGTCGAATTACGCCCTACAAGCATATAATGAGAATTTTGACCGTTATTATCACACCTATCCGCAGGCGGTTCATTCGTGCTTCGCCTTCGAGGTCATGGAAATACTAAATAAATGCGCGGGTCATGGCGCGAATACTCCCTCGCAGATCAAGAGTTACATTCTTCTGACGTCAAAATTCGACACGCTTATCGGGCCGGTTGTTTTCGATCAATACGGGGATGTACTCAGGAATTATTACTTCCTTAAAATAAATGACGGGCATATATATTATGAAGAATAG